In Salmo trutta chromosome 37, fSalTru1.1, whole genome shotgun sequence, the following proteins share a genomic window:
- the LOC115177426 gene encoding vascular endothelial growth factor A-A isoform X2, with the protein MNIGSFVQLLFAALLQLHFYAVKTAHIPKDGEKSKNDVVPFMDVYNKSMCRTREMLVDIFQEYPDEIEHTYIPSCVVLMRCAGCCNDEALECVPTETKNVTMEVIQVKQRVSQHHFLLSFTEHRKCECRPKPEVKAKKEKCDKPRR; encoded by the exons ATGAACATTGGCAGTTTTGTACAATTATTATTTGCAGCGCTGCTTCAGCTTCATTTTTATGCAGTTAAG acagcCCACATACCCAAGGACGGGGAGAAGAGTAAAAATGATG TGGTCCCGTTCATGGACGTGTATAACAAGAGCATGTGTCGGACACGGGAGATGCTGGTGGACATCTTCCAGGAGTATCCAGATGAGATTGAGCACACCTACATCCCCTCGTGCGTGGTGCTCATGCGCTGCGCCGGATGCTGCAACGACGAGGCGCTCGAGTGTGTCCCCACGGAAACAAAAAATGTTACCATGGAG GTAATACAGGTGAAACAGAGAGTATCGCAACATCATTTTCTGTTAAGTTTCACAGAACATCGAAAGTGTGAATGCAG ACCAAAGCCAGAAGTTAAAGCAAAGAAAGAAAA